A segment of the Caldisericia bacterium genome:
AAGAGCCATCATATTCGTTGGCTGGGTAGATTTAAACTCCTCTATGGATCTTTTTGAAAAAGGATACTCATAGACTTTAGCAATCTTAAGTTTTTTCTTATCTATACTCTTGTATGTATTATCAAATATAAGAACTCCGCTTATGTCAAATTCTTTTATAAATTTTGTTAAAGCCTTGTAATCAAAGGAGACATAAAAATTAGCCTTTCTTATACGAGGATAAAGTATCTCTGAGTCAGAGATTACAACCTCTGCCTTTGTTACTTCTCCTCTTGCAGCTGCGCCATAAACTTGACTTTGAACTGCATGTAATCCCTCTATAAGTGCCGCTTCAGCAAGAACTATAGAGGCAAAGATGGAACCCTGTCCGCCCCTTCCACTAAATAGAAATTCCTTCCTCATTTTTTACAC
Coding sequences within it:
- a CDS encoding 2-oxoacid:acceptor oxidoreductase family protein — protein: MRKEFLFSGRGGQGSIFASIVLAEAALIEGLHAVQSQVYGAAARGEVTKAEVVISDSEILYPRIRKANFYVSFDYKALTKFIKEFDISGVLIFDNTYKSIDKKKLKIAKVYEYPFSKRSIEEFKSTQPTNMMALGFLAGISKIVKIESLIESLRIVGKEKFFNINEDSLKIGYALSKEVKDD